Proteins encoded in a region of the Populus alba chromosome 13, ASM523922v2, whole genome shotgun sequence genome:
- the LOC118036390 gene encoding protein VAPYRIN codes for MDRLVGLEPWNLVSIRIEPGQKCYGELTLRNVMYTMPVAFRIQALSKTRYTIKPQSGIMSPLATLTIEITYHLSPGSLLPETFPHCEDSFLLHSVVVPGAAIKDATSSMDAVPIDWFTTRKKQVFIDSGIKVMFVGSPILAQLVMDGSMDEIREVLEHSDPSWNPADAVDFHGKTLLHIAISQSRADIVQLLLEFEPDVEFQSRSGYSPLEAAARSGEALIVELLLARRASTERSQSSTRGPIHHAAGGCHLEVLRLLLLKGANVNALTKDGNTALHLAVEERRRGCARLLLASGAKADARNNGDGDTPLHIAAGLGDENMVKLLLHKGANKDIRNKNGKIAYDIAAEDGHARLFDALKLGDSLCIAARKGEVRTIDRLIENGAAINGRDQHGWTALHRAAFKGKTDALRVLIGKGIDVDAKDEDGYTALHCAVESSQADAIELLVKKGADVEARTNKGVTALQIAESLHYVGITRVLIHGGAAKDGVTRLVVPALHSPFRNGMAGKEVETKPMKKRPLRARTLRGSFDRAMPLAVV; via the coding sequence ATGGACAGGCTTGTTGGTTTGGAGCCATGGAATCTTGTATCTATCAGAATTGAACCTGGACAGAAATGCTATGGTGAACTCACTCTCCGCAATGTTATGTACACTATGCCGGTGGCCTTCAGGATCCAGGCCTTGAGCAAGACTCGGTACACGATCAAGCCACAGTCAGGAATCATGTCTCCTCTGGCAACACTAACTATAGAGATCACATACCATCTCTCTCCAGGTTCTCTTCTTCCAGAGACATTTCCTCACTGTGAGGACTCGTTTCTTTTGCATAGCGTGGTGGTTCCTGGCGCAGCAATCAAAGATGCTACATCAAGTATGGATGCAGTTCCTATTGACTGGTTCACAACCAGGAAAAAACAGGTGTTCATAGATAGTGGAATCAAGGTCATGTTTGTTGGGTCGCCAATTCTTGCTCAGCTAGTTATGGATGGCTCAATGGATGAGATCAGAGAAGTACTTGAGCATAGTGACCCGTCATGGAATCCAGCTGATGCGGTTGATTTTCATGGGAAAACATTACTTCATATAGCCATCTCTCAAAGCCGAGCCGACATTGTACAGTTACTTCTTGAATTTGAGCCGGATGTGGAGTTTCAAAGCCGATCAGGGTATAGTCCACTTGAGGCAGCCGCAAGATCCGGTGAGGCTTTGATTGTTGAGCTTTTATTAGCTCGTCGAGCCAGCACAGAAAGATCACAGTCCTCAACTCGGGGTCCAATCCACCATGCAGCTGGAGGGTGCCATTTGGAGGTGCTAAGGCTTCTTTTACTTAAAGGAGCCAATGTCAACGCTCTCACTAAGGATGGAAATACCGCCTTGCATCTTGCTGTCGAGGAGCGTAGACGCGGTTGCGCACGCCTTTTGTTAGCTAGTGGAGCAAAAGCTGATGCTCGCAACAATGGAGATGGTGATACACCCCTGCACATAGCTGCAGGATTGGGAGATGAGAACATGGTAAAGCTGCTGTTACATAAAGGTGCCAATAAAGACATCCGCAATAAGAACGGCAAGATTGCCTATGATATTGCTGCAGAAGATGGCCACGCTCGCCTTTTTGATGCCTTGAAATTGGGTGACAGTTTATGCATAGCTGCACGCAAGGGAGAGGTGAGGACCATCGACAGGTTGATCGAAAACGGGGCAGCAATCAATGGCCGTGACCAACACGGATGGACTGCGTTGCATAGAGCTGCATTCAAAGGAAAAACCGATGCTCTGCGGGTTTTGATTGGAAAGGGAATTGATGTCGATGCAAAGGATGAAGATGGTTACACTGCATTGCATTGTGCAGTGGAGTCTAGTCAAGCAGATGCGATTGAGTTGCTGGTTAAGAAAGGGGCGGACGTCGAAGCAAGGACTAATAAGGGTGTTACTGCTTTACAGATTGCTGAGTCTTTGCACTATGTGGGCATCACCAGAGTGCTCATTCATGGCGGAGCAGCTAAAGACGGCGTCACACGATTGGTGGTTCCGGCTTTACACTCTCCTTTCAGGAATGGCATGGCAGGGAAAGAGGTGGAGACCAAACCAATGAAGAAGAGACCATTAAGGGCAAGAACATTGCGTGGTAGCTTTGATCGGGCAATGCCATTAGCCGTGGTTTAG